The following coding sequences lie in one Amycolatopsis cihanbeyliensis genomic window:
- a CDS encoding keywimysin-related RiPP, giving the protein MKSYEAPMLVELGSFQEATGLLQFSGNDRLILSKN; this is encoded by the coding sequence ATGAAGTCTTACGAGGCCCCGATGCTGGTCGAGCTGGGCTCCTTCCAGGAGGCAACCGGACTGCTGCAGTTCTCCGGCAACGACCGGCTGATCCTCAGCAAGAACTGA